DNA sequence from the Parambassis ranga chromosome 1, fParRan2.1, whole genome shotgun sequence genome:
CTTAGTGCTGGAGGCAGTGAACAAACTGCAACACAAACTGATGATGACCGGGTGTTCACTGCACTGTGTTCAGCTCAGCGGGTCAGAACCCAGCGTGGCGTCCCACAGGGTTCTGTTTTGGGTCCACTGTGGTTCTCACATCATGAGATTAGAATTTTTATGCAGATGATGTTCTGCTGTATTTTAAACCTGATGAGAGTAACTGTGAACCTTTTTAACCCTGATAGATAATGTAGTTAAGTTATGTTTAACCCCTCGCACAGTAACAGGTATGTATCAGTTGAAACCCGTCTAATATTCTCGGTTCATGGCTTCACGAGACTGATCCAGGTGACGCCCACGTTCTGTTTTCAGCATATTTTAGGAAGAATATTTGGCATGATATTGGATTGTTGCCATAGTAATCACACAGATTTGGTGCATATAGAACAGATAAAAATGGTGATTAATTGGGACGTAGGTATGGACATAGTCATGCAATTAATTATAACTGTAATTATTAAATGTAAGAAGCACTTGGACTATACTGTACTGTATAAACATGTACAAACAGACCGTCACAGTGTTGATGCTGTAAATGCTTTAATAGAAGATTTTCAGACAGTCATAAAATAATCAGTGACATGTGTCTGATTTCATTTCAGAACTAAAAAGCTAGAATAAAGCAAGCACTATCAACTACCCGAGAATAACGAGACGTGATGTGACCCCTCTGGACCTCACAGCACTTGGTGGCCTGGCTGACTGACACCACACTGCTGGTCTCTACTGTTCCCAGCGAGGACCCCGTTTCTGGTGTGGAAGACTTTGGCCAGAGAGGAGCTCATGGGGGAGGGGATGTACTCCTGACAGCGATCGCCACTGAGACTCGGAGCGCACTGCACCTCGTAGGTGTAGAAGAAGGTTCCGTGATCAAACATGCAGCTGTCACTCCTCTTCCCACTGCGCAGGTCGACCAAACACTGACCGAGCAGATCGCTGTTCCAGTACGAGTCCTCGTCGTAGACGGTGAACTCCAGTTTGTTTGCCATGTTTATGGTGATGGGTCCGAACTCAAACTTCTCTGACCACTTAGGGTTGTCATTGTCCTGTATGATAGCAGTGCGTTTCACCTGGTCACCGTATTTAACCTCCACTGAGCCATCGGTCTCAGTAAACCTGTCTCCATACAGACCCTGAGCGTAAAGACGGTACACCACTAAAGTTGCCAGCCCTTTCCCAGCAGGACAGCAGTTTGACCTGATGTTCTGGTTACTGttacaaacacaagcacacggATCTCGTTTGTCGCTTCTCTCTCCAATCACACAGCTTTCCGAGCACTTTTTCTGCAGCGCGTTTTTCTTGATGTACTTCTCCACCTCTTGCTTCAGGCCGACCCTGGCATGGTGGTCATAGGGCAGGATGTCGTGCAGCGGCTTTAAACTGTATTGGACCACGTCAGGTATGGTTTTTAATGAGTCGACCCAGCGGTTGAAAATGGACGGATCTGGATGACTCTGAAAGAGGACATCACCTCCATTAATGTTCCCACCAATGACCTCGGTGCTCCGCTCACTGAACTCGGTGCTGAAGCCCTGGTTGTGATTTAATGTCTTCTTCTTATTCCGGCAGTGTTCCATCATGGCTTTAATGGTAGCTGAACTTTCAAAAGTAGCAGAGGCCTCGACTGACAGACAGTCTTTGACTTCCGTCTCGGACAGGCCATTGATCGCCGCCTGGCAGGTCCTGACTGAAGTTATGGCCTTGATTTCACCTCCGAGATTTACCTGAGTGATGTAATGTGTGCCGAATGTATCGATCACGTTACAATATGCCGTCTTGGTCTGACATGAATATGGGGGAAGGGAGTTGACAGCTGACTGAAAGTCGTGACTCAGTGGAGGTTTTGTTGTCATTCTGTATCTGTGGAGCACAGAGATCATAATAATGTTTAATTCAGATGGGACAGTTCCACAGTCCTTTTTGAGAGGTCTGACATTTTTTGTAAGATTCTCCAAAAAAGGGTCTTGCCTTATTTCGCATTAAGCAATTGTGAATTGTGAGTGAAAACAGTCACAACCAAACTAAAATAAACTTCAACAAATACTCTCACCTGTAGAAGTTGCAGTTGACAGAATGGCGAATGAAGTTGTAGCGGTCTTGTTTGGACTTTGCCATGGCGATATTAGCCTCTCTGGAGTGGGAACCTCCGAGGCCAGCAGAGGCGGTGAGAGGAACATCGAGGTCGGCTTTCCAGTTGTTGGACACGGATGACAGCGAACTGTTGGCGAGCGTCTCAGCAGAATCACAGAGGGTGCTGGAGACCGATAAGGTGCACTTGGGGAGGGTTCTCCAGTCCACCACAGAAGCCGGGACCTTCTGTTTCTTTCCGTTCAGGTAGCCGTTGTTGAACATCCTGCATGTGCCGTTTCCAAGATCCCAGGTTTCTGTGTCGATGATGTAGGCTCCTTTCCTCTCCATCGTGACGATGTCGAAGCCTTCTCCACCCAGGTTGTAACCCGGGATGAAGTCAGCCTGTTTACACTCGACCGGTGAGCCAATGAATTTCATGCTGGAGGGACTGCATGAAGGACTCCAGGCCCAGCACAGGAGCAGGAGCTGCCACAGCCTGCACATCTGCATAGGAGAAACAAGAACAACAGCCTCAGTTTCAACAAACCTTTAATGCGACACACTTTGAGAGCTTTGTTACTCAGCAGTGTGTGCCACCTTCAGTGTCAACAGACGCCTCTGTTCACTGACTAACAGATGTCCACCTTAAAGTATAGACATCGAGGAGGTGGAGACTTCACATCTTTTATTCTACACGCCTCACATGTACCAATGTGTAAAACTATGTCCCAAAAAGGATTTCAGCAGAAGTCAGAAGTGAGCCCCACCGCAGCCTCACGCGAACTTAATATATTTATAGAGGCTGctctttgtgtgaatgtgttgcaGTGCAAAAGTGTTGGTTTGCTTTGAGGAGGAACTGACAGTAAAAGAAGTTTTAAAGAGGAGAAGGGGCCTCTGTCCCGTCTCGACCTGCCGTACACTGGACAGAGGCTGGACCTATGTCATTTACAAGCgttaggtcagaggtcagcgcCTGCCTGTTGACATGTCTCTTGATGGTTTTAGGTCCCTGTATGTTGCTGCTTTGAAAATGGCAGCTTCTGGTttcaaaacagttttgtaaaagttaaatgcattttaataaGGATACATGTGACGCATTGTTTTACTTTACACAGAGGGCTGTTC
Encoded proteins:
- the LOC114437733 gene encoding perforin-1-like isoform X2; translation: MCRLWQLLLLCWAWSPSCSPSSMKFIGSPVECKQADFIPGYNLGGEGFDIVTMERKGAYIIDTETWDLGNGTCRMFNNGYLNGKKQKVPASVVDWRTLPKCTLSVSSTLCDSAETLANSSLSSVSNNWKADLDVPLTASAGLGGSHSREANIAMAKSKQDRYNFIRHSVNCNFYRYRMTTKPPLSHDFQSAVNSLPPYSCQTKTAYCNVIDTFGTHYITQVNLGGEIKAITSVRTCQAAINGLSETEVKDCLSVEASATFESSATIKAMMEHCRNKKKTLNHNQGFSTEFSERSTEVIGGNINGGDVLFQSHPDPSIFNRWVDSLKTIPDVVQYSLKPLHDILPYDHHARVGLKQEVEKYIKKNALQKKCSESCVIGERSDKRDPCACVCNSNQNIRSNCCPAGKGLATLVVYRLYAQGLYGDRFTETDGSVEVKYGDQVKRTAIIQDNDNPKWSEKFEFGPITINMANKLEFTVYDEDSYWNSDLLGQCLVDLRSGKRSDSCMFDHGTFFYTYEVQCAPSLSGDRCQEYIPSPMSSSLAKVFHTRNGVLAGNSRDQQCGVSQPGHQVL
- the LOC114437733 gene encoding perforin-1-like isoform X1, with amino-acid sequence MQMCRLWQLLLLCWAWSPSCSPSSMKFIGSPVECKQADFIPGYNLGGEGFDIVTMERKGAYIIDTETWDLGNGTCRMFNNGYLNGKKQKVPASVVDWRTLPKCTLSVSSTLCDSAETLANSSLSSVSNNWKADLDVPLTASAGLGGSHSREANIAMAKSKQDRYNFIRHSVNCNFYRYRMTTKPPLSHDFQSAVNSLPPYSCQTKTAYCNVIDTFGTHYITQVNLGGEIKAITSVRTCQAAINGLSETEVKDCLSVEASATFESSATIKAMMEHCRNKKKTLNHNQGFSTEFSERSTEVIGGNINGGDVLFQSHPDPSIFNRWVDSLKTIPDVVQYSLKPLHDILPYDHHARVGLKQEVEKYIKKNALQKKCSESCVIGERSDKRDPCACVCNSNQNIRSNCCPAGKGLATLVVYRLYAQGLYGDRFTETDGSVEVKYGDQVKRTAIIQDNDNPKWSEKFEFGPITINMANKLEFTVYDEDSYWNSDLLGQCLVDLRSGKRSDSCMFDHGTFFYTYEVQCAPSLSGDRCQEYIPSPMSSSLAKVFHTRNGVLAGNSRDQQCGVSQPGHQVL